In Paenibacillus algicola, a genomic segment contains:
- the kdpC gene encoding potassium-transporting ATPase subunit KdpC, with protein MKMVLSSIRLSLSLMLLCGLVYNVAVTVIAQTMMAKQADGSLIYNPQGTAIGSELIGQSFTDPSWFQGRLSSIEYAAEGSGSPNYAPSHPELHRRMQELSLEWRKSNPDAGESGLPQELMTNSASGLDPHIHPEAARAQVPRISELRGLSDSVLYQLIREHTSGRQLGFLGEPVVNVTLLNLAMQELN; from the coding sequence ATGAAAATGGTATTGTCCAGTATCCGTCTGAGTCTGTCCCTTATGCTGTTATGCGGCCTCGTCTATAACGTCGCGGTTACTGTGATTGCACAGACGATGATGGCGAAGCAAGCGGACGGCAGTCTTATTTATAATCCGCAGGGAACCGCAATCGGATCAGAGTTAATTGGTCAAAGCTTCACGGACCCATCCTGGTTCCAGGGACGACTGTCTTCTATAGAATACGCTGCTGAGGGCTCGGGAAGCCCCAACTATGCGCCTTCTCATCCGGAGCTGCACCGCCGGATGCAAGAGCTTTCTCTGGAATGGAGGAAGAGTAACCCGGACGCAGGGGAGAGCGGCCTGCCCCAGGAGCTGATGACGAACTCGGCCTCCGGCCTGGACCCTCATATTCATCCCGAAGCCGCGCGGGCTCAGGTGCCCCGCATCAGCGAGCTCAGAGGCCTGTCGGACTCGGTGCTTTATCAGCTGATCCGGGAGCACACTTCGGGTCGTCAGCTTGGATTTTTGGGTGAGCCGGTTGTGAATGTGACTTTGCTCAATCTGGCGATGCAGGAGCTGAATTAA
- the kdpB gene encoding potassium-transporting ATPase subunit KdpB, with protein sequence MKNETFNTKAPLLRNALKESMIKLNPAVMIRNPVMFVVEIGLLITLILVIAPDVFGGTTSRGFNLAVALILLSTLLFANFSEALAEGRGRAQADALKKTKQDLLARKISSSGAIQQVHSSELRKGDIVIVSQGEWIPGDGEVIEGLASVDESAITGESAPVIKESGGDFSSVTGGTRVVSDQIKIMMTADPGESFLDRMILLVEGAKRQKTPNEIALNTVLTSLTLVFLMVVITIPWIASYVDIRLEVPILIALLVCLIPTTIGGLLSAIGIAGMDRVTQFNVIATSGKAVEASGDIQTVILDKTGTITYGNRMASEWIPVGDSDEQSLARWAGICSFMDDTPEGRSVLALLDTQGIALDMTAYKEAEWIPFSAETAMSGVQLADGRSIRKGSVQSIKRWVLSQGGLVPQDLELKAEKVARAGGTPLAVAVDQTIYGLIHLKDTVKPGMRERFEQMRRLGIKTIMCTGDNPVTAATIALEAGVDDFIAECRPEDKILVIRKEQSEGKLVAMTGDGTNDAPALAQADVGIAMNSGTVAAKEAANMIDLDSDPSKLIEVIAIGKQLLMTRGALTTFSIANDIAKYFAIIPAMFMIAIPELELLNVMRLGSPQTAILSALIFNAVIIPLLIPLATKGVAYKPMSSSRLLQRNLIIYGLGGVVVPFIGIKLIDEIISLWI encoded by the coding sequence ATGAAAAATGAGACCTTTAACACCAAAGCGCCCCTGCTGCGCAACGCCTTGAAAGAATCCATGATTAAGTTGAATCCAGCCGTTATGATCCGTAACCCGGTCATGTTTGTCGTGGAAATCGGCTTGCTGATTACCTTGATCCTTGTGATCGCCCCGGATGTATTCGGAGGAACCACATCCCGGGGGTTTAACCTGGCTGTAGCGCTTATTCTGCTAAGCACACTGCTGTTTGCTAATTTCTCGGAGGCTCTAGCGGAAGGGCGGGGGCGGGCTCAGGCAGACGCCTTAAAGAAGACCAAGCAGGATCTTCTGGCCCGCAAAATAAGCAGCAGCGGCGCAATTCAACAGGTGCATTCGTCAGAGCTGCGAAAAGGAGATATCGTGATTGTCTCTCAGGGAGAGTGGATTCCGGGAGATGGTGAAGTCATCGAGGGACTGGCCTCCGTGGACGAATCAGCCATTACTGGAGAATCCGCGCCGGTCATTAAGGAATCCGGGGGCGACTTCAGCTCGGTGACTGGCGGAACACGAGTAGTGAGTGATCAGATCAAGATCATGATGACCGCTGACCCCGGAGAGTCTTTTCTCGATCGGATGATTCTATTGGTGGAAGGGGCTAAAAGACAAAAAACACCTAATGAAATTGCACTAAACACAGTATTGACCAGCCTGACGCTGGTGTTCCTGATGGTGGTCATTACGATCCCCTGGATCGCGTCTTATGTAGATATCCGGCTGGAGGTGCCGATTCTGATCGCCTTGCTGGTTTGCCTTATCCCTACCACGATCGGAGGGCTCCTGTCTGCCATCGGGATCGCTGGTATGGACCGTGTCACCCAGTTTAATGTGATTGCCACTTCCGGCAAGGCGGTTGAAGCATCCGGTGATATTCAAACGGTCATTCTGGATAAGACCGGCACAATTACGTACGGTAACCGGATGGCCAGCGAGTGGATTCCCGTGGGGGACAGTGATGAGCAGTCTCTGGCACGATGGGCAGGCATCTGCTCCTTCATGGATGATACCCCGGAGGGGCGCTCGGTACTAGCGCTGCTGGATACACAAGGCATAGCTCTGGATATGACGGCTTACAAGGAAGCGGAGTGGATTCCGTTCAGCGCGGAGACTGCAATGAGCGGCGTCCAACTGGCGGATGGCCGCAGCATTCGAAAAGGCTCTGTACAAAGCATCAAGCGGTGGGTTCTTTCTCAAGGCGGGCTTGTGCCCCAAGATCTGGAGCTTAAAGCAGAAAAAGTGGCTCGCGCAGGTGGAACGCCCTTGGCGGTGGCAGTGGATCAAACCATATACGGACTTATTCATTTGAAAGATACTGTTAAGCCAGGGATGAGGGAGCGGTTTGAGCAGATGCGCCGCCTTGGGATCAAGACCATCATGTGTACAGGCGATAACCCCGTGACGGCAGCAACGATTGCATTGGAGGCTGGGGTAGATGACTTTATCGCAGAGTGCCGGCCGGAGGACAAAATATTAGTCATCCGCAAGGAGCAATCGGAGGGCAAGCTTGTGGCGATGACCGGTGATGGTACCAATGATGCGCCGGCATTAGCTCAGGCAGATGTAGGCATTGCCATGAACAGCGGGACGGTGGCCGCGAAGGAGGCAGCCAACATGATCGACTTGGATTCGGACCCCTCCAAGCTGATCGAGGTCATTGCGATTGGCAAGCAGCTGCTGATGACCCGAGGAGCGCTGACTACGTTTAGTATTGCGAACGATATCGCTAAATATTTTGCAATTATTCCCGCTATGTTCATGATCGCGATCCCTGAGCTCGAGTTGTTGAATGTGATGAGGCTGGGCTCGCCGCAAACGGCGATTTTGTCCGCGCTGATCTTCAACGCCGTGATCATACCGCTGTTAATTCCGCTCGCCACGAAGGGCGTAGCTTACAAGCCGATGTCATCCTCCCGGCTGTTGCAGCGCAACTTGATTATCTATGGCCTGGGCGGGGTTGTGGTGCCTTTTATCGGGATCAAACTGATTGACGAAATCATCTCATTATGGATATGA
- the kdpA gene encoding potassium-transporting ATPase subunit KdpA — MFALLSMGITLGLVLLLAQPAGHYMASVFNDAPSRLDRWFRWIERPLLSLGGVKHSNQTWKQYAGSVLVSNLVMILMVYTLFRLQQYLPLNPAGIPNMEPALAFNTAISFMTNTNLQHYSGESGLSYFSQMVGIVFMMFTAPATALSVSIAFIRGLAGLPLGHFFSDLVRSITRILLPVSFLFSLIFVALGVPQTLDPPAVVQTLEGGVQHIARGPVGSFLSIKELGNNGGGFFGVNSAHPFENPNALSNALQIILMLFIGTALPFTYGIMVGSIKQGRILFMSMGLLFLLLLGGALGAESQGNPVFDSYGFQQAGSMEGKEARFGIAQSTLYAVVTTASETGAVNTMHDTLTPLGGMAALSAMLLNTVFGGAGAGLMNVLMYVIVGVFLCGLMIGRTPEFLGKKIEAREMKLLAVTLLIHPVLILIPTAAALAAVPETISNPGFHGITQVLYEYASSAANNGSGFEGLADNNLFWNMSTAAVMYLGRFLSMITLLAVAGSLASKARIQETSGTLRTDSRGFMVILLGTVLVVGALTFFPVLVLGPIAEYLTL, encoded by the coding sequence ATGTTTGCATTGCTAAGCATGGGTATCACGCTGGGCCTTGTGCTGCTGTTGGCTCAGCCGGCCGGGCACTATATGGCTTCTGTTTTTAATGATGCTCCGTCTCGGCTGGACCGCTGGTTTCGCTGGATTGAGCGTCCCCTGCTGAGTCTGGGCGGAGTGAAGCACAGCAACCAGACCTGGAAGCAGTATGCCGGGTCTGTGCTAGTCAGTAATTTGGTCATGATCCTGATGGTGTATACACTGTTCCGCTTGCAGCAGTATTTGCCGCTGAATCCTGCAGGGATCCCCAACATGGAACCGGCGCTGGCTTTCAATACAGCGATCAGCTTTATGACAAATACAAATTTGCAGCATTACAGCGGGGAGAGCGGCTTATCTTATTTCTCCCAGATGGTTGGGATTGTCTTTATGATGTTTACCGCACCGGCTACGGCATTGTCTGTATCCATCGCTTTCATTCGGGGGCTGGCGGGTCTGCCTCTAGGGCATTTCTTCTCTGATCTGGTTCGCTCGATTACCCGGATTCTGCTGCCCGTGTCGTTTCTGTTCTCCCTCATCTTTGTTGCGCTGGGGGTTCCTCAGACGCTCGATCCGCCTGCGGTCGTTCAGACCTTGGAGGGAGGAGTGCAGCATATTGCCAGAGGGCCGGTCGGATCTTTTCTTTCTATTAAAGAGCTGGGCAATAATGGCGGCGGCTTTTTCGGAGTAAATTCAGCGCATCCGTTCGAGAATCCGAATGCGCTTAGCAACGCTCTTCAGATTATTCTTATGCTATTTATCGGCACAGCACTGCCCTTCACTTATGGAATCATGGTAGGCAGCATCAAGCAGGGAAGGATTCTGTTCATGTCGATGGGCCTGCTGTTTCTGCTGCTGCTGGGTGGTGCCCTGGGTGCGGAAAGTCAGGGTAACCCGGTGTTCGACAGCTATGGCTTTCAGCAGGCCGGAAGTATGGAAGGCAAAGAAGCCCGGTTCGGCATTGCCCAATCCACACTGTACGCTGTCGTTACGACGGCCTCGGAAACGGGTGCAGTCAACACGATGCATGATACCCTAACCCCGCTGGGGGGGATGGCTGCTCTGTCTGCTATGCTCCTGAATACGGTCTTTGGCGGTGCAGGTGCCGGGCTGATGAACGTATTGATGTATGTCATTGTAGGCGTTTTTTTGTGCGGCTTAATGATCGGGCGTACCCCGGAGTTTCTCGGTAAAAAGATTGAAGCGCGTGAAATGAAGCTGCTCGCGGTCACCTTGCTGATTCATCCTGTGCTTATTCTCATCCCCACTGCGGCAGCACTGGCGGCAGTGCCGGAAACGATATCCAATCCCGGATTTCATGGCATTACACAAGTGCTTTACGAGTATGCCTCGTCTGCAGCAAATAACGGCTCCGGCTTTGAGGGGCTTGCGGATAATAATCTCTTCTGGAATATGTCGACAGCAGCGGTGATGTACCTTGGCCGGTTCTTGTCAATGATTACGCTGCTGGCGGTCGCCGGTTCGCTGGCCTCCAAAGCAAGAATTCAGGAAACCTCGGGCACTCTCCGTACAGACAGCCGAGGGTTTATGGTTATTTTGTTGGGAACCGTCCTGGTAGTAGGAGCTTTGACCTTTTTTCCGGTTCTCGTACTGGGTCCCATCGCAGAGTATTTAACGCTTTAA
- the kdpF gene encoding K(+)-transporting ATPase subunit F: MWLLGIVTFLVAVYLVYALISPEKF, from the coding sequence ATGTGGCTTCTGGGCATTGTCACTTTCTTGGTAGCCGTATACCTGGTATATGCGCTGATTTCACCCGAGAAATTCTAG
- a CDS encoding GntR family transcriptional regulator, giving the protein MIKKSSVAFIKAYETIRDQILNGELPRGTKLIEEKLAEEIGVSRTPVRESIRKLEQEGLIQQKRVVNPTETDLRNLFQVRILLEGFAARSAAQFLGEEELVELRSCVDIGRHGSPEEIMTANARFHDIIVQATHNPFMIDTIARMQSIIYLFRKTVVYHKRPFLIDEHEQICEAISSHDGDLAERLMKEHLQSDLEFCIHLLK; this is encoded by the coding sequence ATGATCAAGAAGTCATCTGTAGCGTTTATCAAAGCCTACGAAACGATCCGGGACCAGATTCTGAACGGCGAGCTGCCGCGAGGCACCAAGCTGATTGAAGAAAAGCTGGCTGAAGAGATCGGGGTCAGCCGCACCCCCGTGCGCGAATCCATCCGCAAGCTGGAGCAGGAGGGCCTGATTCAGCAGAAAAGAGTGGTGAATCCCACGGAAACGGATCTGCGCAACCTGTTTCAGGTCCGCATATTGTTGGAAGGCTTTGCCGCGCGCAGTGCCGCGCAATTTCTGGGCGAAGAGGAGCTGGTGGAGCTTCGCAGCTGCGTCGATATCGGACGCCATGGAAGCCCGGAGGAGATTATGACGGCGAACGCGCGCTTTCACGATATTATTGTCCAGGCTACACATAACCCGTTCATGATTGATACGATTGCAAGAATGCAGTCGATCATTTACCTGTTCCGCAAAACGGTCGTGTACCACAAGCGCCCCTTCCTCATTGATGAGCATGAACAGATTTGCGAGGCGATCTCGTCCCATGACGGCGACCTGGCTGAGCGGCTGATGAAGGAGCATTTGCAGTCGGATCTTGAGTTTTGCATTCATTTATTGAAATAG
- the garR gene encoding 2-hydroxy-3-oxopropionate reductase, whose product MDSTKEVISVKIGFIGLGIMGKPMSQHLIRAGYKLTVYDINVSAVEELAASGAIAAASPKEVGEQSELIFTMLPNGEHVKSVILGEHGVIHGAKPGAIVVDMSSISPVVSKEIADALQAAGMEMLDAPVSGGEPKAVDGTLAIMVGGPESAFQQAKPVLEHMGKDITLVGGHGCGTTAKLANQILVNVHIAAMSEALILAAKAGIDLQKMYEAIRGGLAGSAVLDAKVPLILERNFVAGGRIDINAKDLTNVMDTAHAIGVPLPLTSQVLEMFHSLKADGKAADDHGGLVQYYEKIANFQVSGDSQ is encoded by the coding sequence ATGGATAGTACTAAGGAGGTTATTTCTGTGAAAATTGGATTTATTGGACTTGGCATCATGGGAAAGCCGATGTCACAGCATCTGATCCGCGCCGGCTATAAGCTGACCGTATACGATATTAATGTAAGCGCTGTTGAGGAACTGGCCGCAAGCGGTGCTATTGCCGCAGCTTCTCCGAAGGAGGTCGGCGAGCAGAGTGAGCTGATCTTTACGATGCTGCCGAACGGGGAGCATGTGAAGAGCGTAATCCTGGGTGAGCACGGGGTTATTCACGGCGCGAAGCCGGGAGCCATCGTCGTAGACATGAGCTCGATCTCTCCTGTCGTATCGAAGGAAATTGCCGATGCACTGCAGGCTGCAGGCATGGAGATGCTGGATGCGCCGGTCAGCGGCGGCGAGCCGAAGGCCGTAGACGGCACGCTGGCCATTATGGTCGGCGGACCGGAAAGCGCTTTCCAGCAGGCGAAGCCGGTTCTGGAGCATATGGGCAAGGATATTACGCTCGTTGGCGGGCATGGCTGCGGAACCACGGCCAAGCTGGCGAATCAGATCCTGGTCAATGTCCATATTGCAGCCATGTCCGAAGCGCTCATTCTGGCAGCTAAGGCCGGCATTGATCTGCAGAAGATGTATGAAGCCATCCGCGGCGGTCTCGCTGGAAGCGCCGTGCTGGATGCCAAGGTGCCGCTCATTCTGGAGCGTAATTTCGTAGCCGGCGGACGGATTGACATCAACGCGAAAGACTTGACGAACGTCATGGACACTGCGCATGCCATCGGCGTTCCATTACCGCTCACCAGTCAGGTGCTGGAAATGTTCCACTCCCTGAAGGCGGATGGAAAGGCTGCGGATGATCACGGCGGTCTGGTCCAATACTATGAGAAAATTGCCAATTTCCAAGTGTCCGGTGACAGCCAATGA
- a CDS encoding four-carbon acid sugar kinase family protein, which yields MRIQASTALSRYPSLSPDAVKALWEKEISSFKHQIIVLDDDPTGVQTVHGVSVYTDWSEASIEQGFLEPGSLFFILTNSRAFSEEETRQVHQDIAERAAAVSRKLNQPFLLISRGDSTLRGHYPLETEVLYETLQGEGNPIDGEILLPFFFEGGRLTLEGVHYVRQEDELIPAGETEFAKDRTFGYRSSSLAEYVEEKTDGRFSAKDVTLIPLSMIRSLAIDEITSLLMNVSRFNKVVVDAAEEQDVRVFTIALMRALRQGKTFLYRTAAAFTKVIGNISFRPLLTAPELVNPEASTGGLIMIGSHVQKTTDQLEKLKELSTLHFLELDAHLVLEPEDFQEEIDRVQREAEEKVQAGVTTVIYTRRERLDLGQNMKEKELQLSVDISRAVTSIVQRFAVTPRYLIAKGGITSSDIGTNGLGVRRATVAGQVAPGIPVWTTGEESKFPHLPYIIFPGNVGAVTTLRDVAAMLEGTNQP from the coding sequence ATGAGGATCCAGGCCAGTACAGCCCTGTCCCGTTACCCTTCTCTTTCTCCGGATGCGGTGAAGGCGCTTTGGGAGAAAGAGATCTCTTCCTTCAAGCACCAGATTATCGTGCTGGATGATGATCCGACCGGAGTCCAGACGGTGCACGGCGTGTCCGTGTACACCGATTGGAGCGAGGCATCGATCGAGCAAGGATTTCTTGAGCCTGGCAGCCTGTTCTTTATTCTGACGAACTCCCGCGCCTTCTCCGAAGAGGAGACGCGCCAGGTGCATCAGGATATCGCGGAGCGCGCGGCCGCAGTCAGCCGCAAGCTGAATCAGCCCTTCCTGCTCATCAGCCGGGGAGATTCCACGCTGAGAGGGCATTATCCGCTGGAGACCGAGGTGCTGTATGAGACGCTGCAAGGAGAAGGAAATCCTATCGACGGCGAAATCCTGCTTCCCTTCTTCTTTGAAGGCGGACGGCTAACGCTTGAAGGCGTGCATTATGTACGTCAGGAGGATGAGCTGATTCCGGCGGGCGAAACCGAATTTGCGAAAGACCGCACCTTCGGCTACCGCTCAAGCTCCCTTGCGGAATATGTAGAAGAGAAGACGGACGGACGGTTTTCTGCGAAGGACGTCACCTTGATTCCGCTCTCCATGATCCGCAGTCTGGCGATCGACGAGATCACGTCTCTACTCATGAATGTGAGTCGCTTCAACAAGGTCGTGGTCGATGCCGCTGAGGAGCAGGACGTGCGTGTATTTACTATCGCTCTCATGCGCGCATTGCGCCAGGGCAAGACGTTCCTGTACCGCACAGCGGCAGCCTTCACCAAGGTGATCGGGAACATCTCTTTCCGGCCATTGCTTACCGCACCCGAGCTCGTAAATCCAGAAGCTTCCACCGGCGGCCTCATCATGATCGGGTCCCATGTGCAGAAGACGACCGATCAGCTGGAGAAGCTCAAAGAGCTATCCACTCTGCATTTTCTGGAGCTGGATGCCCATCTCGTACTGGAGCCGGAAGACTTTCAGGAAGAAATTGACCGTGTTCAGCGGGAAGCGGAAGAGAAGGTTCAGGCCGGTGTGACCACCGTCATTTATACGCGGCGCGAGCGGCTTGACCTGGGTCAGAACATGAAGGAGAAGGAGCTGCAGCTGTCGGTCGATATTTCCCGCGCGGTAACCTCCATTGTCCAGCGCTTTGCCGTCACTCCGCGTTACTTGATCGCCAAGGGAGGCATCACCTCCAGTGATATCGGCACGAATGGCCTGGGCGTTCGCCGAGCGACGGTAGCCGGGCAGGTAGCTCCCGGCATCCCGGTATGGACGACAGGGGAGGAGAGCAAATTCCCTCATCTGCCTTACATTATTTTTCCCGGCAATGTCGGGGCGGTTACAACGCTGCGGGATGTTGCAGCCATGCTGGAAGGCACGAACCAGCCGTAA
- a CDS encoding GntP family permease, translated as MVTGNLLIVIFLLSLAALFFAILKLKIEPFLALVSVALVTALVIGMPLNEVASTVTTGFGNTLTGVGILIGLGVIFGQFLGASGAVEKIAQSVLKVFGVKRSPAGLALTGTAVSIPVFFDAAFVILSGLIRSLSSKTGITVVSFVTALGVGLIVSHNMIAPTPGPLVVAENTGAELGLFILYGIIVAIPATLVGGYLYGMLIGKRMKHSGDMEEIAVDPADQPKKEIGTGLSFFMLALPIVLILANTVSKLLLPDTSISSFFGFVGEKNVALLISVFAALFLLRPYISIPYSRLYSEAINSAGIIILITGAGGAFGAVINKSGIGDYLIQTMQSWSIPVLLLAFIFSQILRASLGSATVALVTTSSILGPMAVDLGVSPILLGLAICAGGIGLSLPNDSGFWVVSRFGKLTVPQTLQAWTLGGFIAGLTALATVFVLSLFSGILPGL; from the coding sequence ATGGTTACTGGTAACCTGCTCATTGTTATTTTCCTGTTATCGCTGGCGGCACTGTTCTTTGCCATTCTGAAGTTAAAAATCGAGCCCTTTCTCGCGCTCGTCAGCGTCGCCCTCGTAACTGCTCTTGTCATTGGCATGCCGCTGAATGAAGTGGCATCCACCGTAACGACCGGCTTCGGCAACACGCTGACCGGCGTCGGGATTCTGATTGGCCTTGGCGTAATCTTCGGCCAGTTCCTCGGCGCGTCCGGAGCGGTGGAGAAAATTGCCCAGTCCGTGCTGAAGGTGTTCGGCGTGAAGCGTTCTCCCGCCGGTCTTGCGCTGACAGGCACCGCGGTATCGATCCCTGTATTTTTTGATGCTGCCTTTGTCATTCTGAGCGGCCTGATTCGCAGTCTGTCCTCCAAGACCGGCATTACGGTCGTTTCCTTCGTCACCGCGCTGGGTGTCGGCCTTATCGTTTCCCATAACATGATTGCTCCGACTCCCGGACCGCTGGTCGTTGCGGAGAATACCGGCGCAGAGCTTGGCCTGTTCATCCTGTACGGCATCATCGTGGCCATTCCCGCCACACTGGTGGGCGGCTACCTGTACGGGATGCTGATTGGCAAGCGCATGAAGCATTCCGGAGACATGGAAGAAATTGCGGTCGATCCCGCAGACCAGCCGAAGAAGGAAATCGGCACGGGCCTCAGCTTCTTTATGTTAGCGCTACCCATCGTACTCATTCTGGCAAACACCGTGTCCAAGCTGCTGCTGCCTGATACGTCCATTTCCAGCTTCTTCGGCTTCGTCGGTGAGAAAAATGTCGCGTTGCTGATCAGTGTATTCGCTGCTCTGTTCCTGCTCCGCCCTTATATCTCGATTCCTTACAGCCGCCTCTATTCTGAGGCTATCAACTCGGCCGGGATCATTATCCTGATTACAGGAGCCGGCGGAGCGTTCGGAGCCGTCATTAACAAGAGCGGCATCGGCGACTATCTGATTCAGACGATGCAGAGCTGGAGCATTCCAGTCCTGCTGCTGGCCTTTATCTTCTCGCAAATTCTGCGTGCTTCGCTGGGATCGGCGACGGTGGCTCTTGTGACCACCTCCAGCATCCTCGGACCGATGGCTGTCGATCTGGGCGTATCCCCGATTCTGCTCGGTCTCGCCATCTGTGCAGGCGGCATCGGCTTGTCCCTGCCGAACGATTCCGGCTTCTGGGTAGTCAGCCGCTTCGGCAAGCTGACCGTGCCGCAGACGCTTCAAGCCTGGACGCTCGGCGGCTTCATTGCCGGCCTGACCGCTCTGGCTACCGTCTTTGTCCTTAGCCTGTTCTCCGGCATTTTGCCTGGACTGTAA
- the msrA gene encoding peptide-methionine (S)-S-oxide reductase MsrA: MALSQVDHDGRKDKMQVARLAMGCFWSPEALFGALPGVISTRTGYAGGKLKGPTYRQMGDHSESVELYFDPGLISYEELLRIFWRHHTPEVINDYKGRQYRSLLLYSGENQRKAALDVLQELASASGRAPATELLPFEAFYPAEDRHQKYYLKRFPDAMGKLEQHFASLEDLQRSTLAARLNGLAKGFTNRERILLELQQWDVSGEEKERIQRLITSIRW, encoded by the coding sequence ATGGCGCTGTCACAGGTTGATCATGATGGACGGAAGGATAAAATGCAAGTCGCCCGCTTGGCCATGGGCTGCTTCTGGTCCCCGGAGGCATTGTTCGGTGCGCTGCCAGGCGTCATATCCACCCGGACGGGCTATGCCGGCGGCAAGCTGAAGGGGCCAACCTATCGGCAGATGGGAGATCACAGTGAAAGTGTGGAGCTTTATTTTGATCCCGGCCTGATTTCTTATGAGGAGCTGCTGCGTATCTTCTGGAGGCATCATACTCCAGAGGTCATTAATGACTATAAGGGCCGGCAGTACCGCTCTCTGCTTCTGTACAGTGGAGAGAATCAGCGGAAGGCGGCGCTGGATGTTTTGCAGGAGCTGGCAAGCGCAAGCGGCAGAGCGCCTGCAACGGAGCTTCTGCCCTTTGAGGCCTTTTATCCTGCCGAGGATCGGCATCAGAAGTACTATTTGAAGCGATTTCCGGATGCGATGGGTAAGCTGGAGCAGCACTTTGCTTCTCTGGAGGACCTGCAGCGCTCTACGCTTGCAGCACGGTTAAACGGCCTGGCGAAGGGCTTTACGAACCGGGAGCGCATCCTGCTGGAGCTGCAGCAGTGGGATGTGAGCGGTGAGGAGAAGGAGCGGATACAGCGGCTGATTACCTCGATCCGGTGGTAG
- a CDS encoding SMI1/KNR4 family protein yields MREELLTQLEDWHEEDEFQRIAEAIEEIPVEEQDYELISQLGRAYSNLERYEDAITQFLRIEEEGQEDPLWHYRIGLAYYYAERYDEAEQAFREADRLEPGDEDTLEFLEWIEQEREASAEPDLDEEEAEPAEQAVTAGAPSFRTYQPAAALDLEKDPLSFWNDDAPAAELYRSDTPSEELIASVEEELVFKLPESYVSMMKLHNGGAPRNRFYPVEAAPGQAIEITGILGIGREKKHSLCGSFGSRHIIEQGGYPEVGVVIGQGPSGYDCIMLDYRETGNDGEPAVIHVDRGHGYAVTKLAESFADFINRWARG; encoded by the coding sequence ATGAGAGAAGAGCTATTGACACAGCTTGAGGACTGGCATGAGGAGGACGAGTTCCAGCGCATTGCAGAGGCTATTGAAGAGATTCCGGTTGAAGAACAGGATTATGAGCTGATCAGCCAGCTCGGCAGAGCGTACAGCAACCTGGAGCGCTATGAGGATGCCATTACCCAGTTTCTGCGGATCGAGGAGGAAGGGCAGGAGGATCCCTTGTGGCATTACCGGATCGGACTGGCCTACTACTATGCGGAGCGCTATGATGAAGCCGAGCAGGCCTTTCGGGAAGCGGACCGCCTTGAGCCGGGCGATGAGGATACGCTGGAGTTTCTGGAGTGGATTGAACAGGAGCGGGAAGCGTCTGCGGAGCCGGACCTCGATGAAGAGGAGGCAGAGCCCGCCGAGCAGGCTGTGACAGCCGGAGCTCCATCCTTCCGCACCTATCAGCCGGCGGCTGCGCTGGACCTGGAGAAGGACCCGCTCAGCTTCTGGAACGATGACGCTCCGGCGGCAGAGCTGTACCGATCAGACACTCCCTCAGAGGAGCTGATCGCTTCCGTGGAGGAGGAGCTGGTCTTCAAGCTGCCAGAGTCCTACGTGTCCATGATGAAGCTCCACAATGGCGGAGCGCCCCGAAACCGGTTCTACCCCGTGGAGGCTGCGCCGGGACAGGCCATCGAGATCACCGGCATCCTTGGCATCGGACGGGAGAAGAAGCACTCTCTGTGCGGCTCCTTTGGCAGCCGCCATATCATTGAGCAGGGCGGCTACCCTGAAGTCGGAGTCGTGATCGGCCAAGGTCCTTCAGGCTATGATTGCATCATGCTGGATTACCGCGAGACCGGCAATGACGGCGAGCCGGCAGTGATCCATGTGGATCGGGGTCATGGCTATGCGGTGACGAAGCTGGCCGAGAGCTTTGCGGATTTCATCAACAGGTGGGCCCGGGGCTAA